A portion of the Cryptomeria japonica chromosome 5, Sugi_1.0, whole genome shotgun sequence genome contains these proteins:
- the LOC131876378 gene encoding uncharacterized protein LOC131876378, whose amino-acid sequence MGWNKEVHDAAKMAIGRFWSYNCIPFFVARSPYWQQMVDAITICGAGFKAPSESDLRGPILSQMVDDVKKDLDEQRHIWSTKGCTIMTDGWTDRRNRTLLNFLVSSAGD is encoded by the exons atgggttggaacaaggaggtccatgatgctgctaaaatggcaattggcaggttttggagctacaactgtattccattctttgtagccag gtctccttattggcaacaaatggttgatgccattaccatatgcggggcggggttcaaagcccctagtgagagtgatttgaggggacccattttgtctcaaatggtggatgatgtgaaaaaggatttagatgaacaacgccacatatggagcactaaaggttgcaccatcatgactgatggttggacggataggagaaatagaactctccttaattttcttgtttcttccgcaggtgattga